From Lasioglossum baleicum chromosome 2, iyLasBale1, whole genome shotgun sequence, a single genomic window includes:
- the Stops gene encoding SOCS domain-containing protein stops isoform X3 translates to MERSCLASRYKRREMVGYFSDVINSCAEAENLDKQDVCERIVLSALRYHNIAMMENGYVCMLGKFHNVLYVAAKLCYDWNLENNEVVARLLNDIFYCEKTFERIMVGAIFGTRVTHFLSGWKSDFEDREENIRALMYFLHHATVGRLEYRCESSSFKRRLIDVPMESYGQAWPLRVAIQHGSPDILLVMLRYGATVESDKIAPSPLEMLLTRLSEYDAQPGQDKVVYPEHLIVCLRLVLRTITTAFVKTPSHIAEQSGVLSISLYEQYPSLMEQKLIPPERSGLSPPELRHLCRCTIRERLFQNWALPHGIKTLQIPLLLRNYLDILCD, encoded by the exons ATGGAGCGCAGCTGCCTCGCGTCCCGCTACAAACGACGGGAGATGGTCGGATACTTCTCGGACGTGATTAACAGCTGCGCTGAAG CGGAGAACCTGGACAAGCAAGACGTCTGCGAGCGGATAGTGCTGTCGGCGCTGCGCTACCACAACATCGCCATGATGGAGAACGGCTACGTGTGCATGCTGGGAAAGTTCCACAACGTGCTGTACGTCGCGGCGAAGTTGTGCTACGACTGGAACCTGGAGAACAACGAGGTGGTCGCCCGTCTTCTGAACGACATATTCTACTGCGAGAAGACGTTCGAGCGGATTATGGTCGGCGCGATATTCGGCACAAGAGTGACACACTTCCTATCAGGTTGGAAGAGCGACTTCGAGGACCGGGAGGAGAACATACGTGCTTTGATGTACTTCCTGCATCATGCCACCGTCGGTCGCCTCGAGTATCGTTGCGAATCATCGTCCTTCAAGCGGCGGTTGATCGACGTCCCCATGGAATCTTATGGGCAAGCGTGGCCCTTGAGGGTAGCCATTCAACACGGCTCGCCGGATATCCTTTTGGTGATGCTACGTTATGGTGCCACCGTTGAGTCTGATAAAATAGCGCCGTCCCCGTTGGAAATGCTCCTGACCAGGCTGAGCGAGTACGACGCTCAACCCGGCCAAGATAAGGTCGTCTATCCGGAACATCTGATCGTTTGTCTGCGATTGGTGCTCAGGACCATCACCACCGCTTTTGTTAAGACGCCCAGTCACATCGCAGAGCAGAGTGGAGTCCTCAGCATTTCCTTGTACGAGCAGTATCCGTCACTGATGGAACAGAAGCTGATCCCACCCGAAAGGAGTGGCCTCAGCCCCCCGGAATTGAGACACCTCTGTCGGTGCACCATCAGAGAAAGGCTCTTCCAGAACTGGGCCCTGCCTCACGGTATCAAGACCTTGCAGATCCCACTGTTGCTCAGGAACTACTTGGACATCCTCTGTGACTGA
- the Stops gene encoding SOCS domain-containing protein stops isoform X2, whose translation MNKRTRWRGKDGNGSWKSSGTLFAEMERSCLASRYKRREMVGYFSDVINSCAEAENLDKQDVCERIVLSALRYHNIAMMENGYVCMLGKFHNVLYVAAKLCYDWNLENNEVVARLLNDIFYCEKTFERIMVGAIFGTRVTHFLSGWKSDFEDREENIRALMYFLHHATVGRLEYRCESSSFKRRLIDVPMESYGQAWPLRVAIQHGSPDILLVMLRYGATVESDKIAPSPLEMLLTRLSEYDAQPGQDKVVYPEHLIVCLRLVLRTITTAFVKTPSHIAEQSGVLSISLYEQYPSLMEQKLIPPERSGLSPPELRHLCRCTIRERLFQNWALPHGIKTLQIPLLLRNYLDILCD comes from the exons ATGAATAAGCGAACGAGGTGGAGGGGGAAGGACGGGAACGGGTCTTGGAAGTCGTCTGGCAC GCTGTTCGCCGAGATGGAGCGCAGCTGCCTCGCGTCCCGCTACAAACGACGGGAGATGGTCGGATACTTCTCGGACGTGATTAACAGCTGCGCTGAAG CGGAGAACCTGGACAAGCAAGACGTCTGCGAGCGGATAGTGCTGTCGGCGCTGCGCTACCACAACATCGCCATGATGGAGAACGGCTACGTGTGCATGCTGGGAAAGTTCCACAACGTGCTGTACGTCGCGGCGAAGTTGTGCTACGACTGGAACCTGGAGAACAACGAGGTGGTCGCCCGTCTTCTGAACGACATATTCTACTGCGAGAAGACGTTCGAGCGGATTATGGTCGGCGCGATATTCGGCACAAGAGTGACACACTTCCTATCAGGTTGGAAGAGCGACTTCGAGGACCGGGAGGAGAACATACGTGCTTTGATGTACTTCCTGCATCATGCCACCGTCGGTCGCCTCGAGTATCGTTGCGAATCATCGTCCTTCAAGCGGCGGTTGATCGACGTCCCCATGGAATCTTATGGGCAAGCGTGGCCCTTGAGGGTAGCCATTCAACACGGCTCGCCGGATATCCTTTTGGTGATGCTACGTTATGGTGCCACCGTTGAGTCTGATAAAATAGCGCCGTCCCCGTTGGAAATGCTCCTGACCAGGCTGAGCGAGTACGACGCTCAACCCGGCCAAGATAAGGTCGTCTATCCGGAACATCTGATCGTTTGTCTGCGATTGGTGCTCAGGACCATCACCACCGCTTTTGTTAAGACGCCCAGTCACATCGCAGAGCAGAGTGGAGTCCTCAGCATTTCCTTGTACGAGCAGTATCCGTCACTGATGGAACAGAAGCTGATCCCACCCGAAAGGAGTGGCCTCAGCCCCCCGGAATTGAGACACCTCTGTCGGTGCACCATCAGAGAAAGGCTCTTCCAGAACTGGGCCCTGCCTCACGGTATCAAGACCTTGCAGATCCCACTGTTGCTCAGGAACTACTTGGACATCCTCTGTGACTGA
- the Stops gene encoding SOCS domain-containing protein stops isoform X1 yields the protein MQFRRQGGDQVGPYGVGASSRVRDGVGGRGPSSGDWLIKRERERKVQSYANEEDEEKGRARGHVESWCGLFAEMERSCLASRYKRREMVGYFSDVINSCAEAENLDKQDVCERIVLSALRYHNIAMMENGYVCMLGKFHNVLYVAAKLCYDWNLENNEVVARLLNDIFYCEKTFERIMVGAIFGTRVTHFLSGWKSDFEDREENIRALMYFLHHATVGRLEYRCESSSFKRRLIDVPMESYGQAWPLRVAIQHGSPDILLVMLRYGATVESDKIAPSPLEMLLTRLSEYDAQPGQDKVVYPEHLIVCLRLVLRTITTAFVKTPSHIAEQSGVLSISLYEQYPSLMEQKLIPPERSGLSPPELRHLCRCTIRERLFQNWALPHGIKTLQIPLLLRNYLDILCD from the exons ATGCAGTTTCGTCGGCAGGGTGGGGACCAAGTTGGGCCCTATGGAGTGGGAGCGTCGAGTCGTGTCCGGGACGGAGTGGGAGGTCGTGGGCCTAGCTCCGGGGACTGGctgataaagagagagagagagagaaaggtgcAGTCGTATGCTAACGAGGAAGACGAAGAAAAGGGGCGAGCGAGAGGGCACGTTGAATCATGGTGTGG GCTGTTCGCCGAGATGGAGCGCAGCTGCCTCGCGTCCCGCTACAAACGACGGGAGATGGTCGGATACTTCTCGGACGTGATTAACAGCTGCGCTGAAG CGGAGAACCTGGACAAGCAAGACGTCTGCGAGCGGATAGTGCTGTCGGCGCTGCGCTACCACAACATCGCCATGATGGAGAACGGCTACGTGTGCATGCTGGGAAAGTTCCACAACGTGCTGTACGTCGCGGCGAAGTTGTGCTACGACTGGAACCTGGAGAACAACGAGGTGGTCGCCCGTCTTCTGAACGACATATTCTACTGCGAGAAGACGTTCGAGCGGATTATGGTCGGCGCGATATTCGGCACAAGAGTGACACACTTCCTATCAGGTTGGAAGAGCGACTTCGAGGACCGGGAGGAGAACATACGTGCTTTGATGTACTTCCTGCATCATGCCACCGTCGGTCGCCTCGAGTATCGTTGCGAATCATCGTCCTTCAAGCGGCGGTTGATCGACGTCCCCATGGAATCTTATGGGCAAGCGTGGCCCTTGAGGGTAGCCATTCAACACGGCTCGCCGGATATCCTTTTGGTGATGCTACGTTATGGTGCCACCGTTGAGTCTGATAAAATAGCGCCGTCCCCGTTGGAAATGCTCCTGACCAGGCTGAGCGAGTACGACGCTCAACCCGGCCAAGATAAGGTCGTCTATCCGGAACATCTGATCGTTTGTCTGCGATTGGTGCTCAGGACCATCACCACCGCTTTTGTTAAGACGCCCAGTCACATCGCAGAGCAGAGTGGAGTCCTCAGCATTTCCTTGTACGAGCAGTATCCGTCACTGATGGAACAGAAGCTGATCCCACCCGAAAGGAGTGGCCTCAGCCCCCCGGAATTGAGACACCTCTGTCGGTGCACCATCAGAGAAAGGCTCTTCCAGAACTGGGCCCTGCCTCACGGTATCAAGACCTTGCAGATCCCACTGTTGCTCAGGAACTACTTGGACATCCTCTGTGACTGA
- the Stops gene encoding SOCS domain-containing protein stops isoform X4, with the protein MLTRKTKKRGEREGTLNHGVAENLDKQDVCERIVLSALRYHNIAMMENGYVCMLGKFHNVLYVAAKLCYDWNLENNEVVARLLNDIFYCEKTFERIMVGAIFGTRVTHFLSGWKSDFEDREENIRALMYFLHHATVGRLEYRCESSSFKRRLIDVPMESYGQAWPLRVAIQHGSPDILLVMLRYGATVESDKIAPSPLEMLLTRLSEYDAQPGQDKVVYPEHLIVCLRLVLRTITTAFVKTPSHIAEQSGVLSISLYEQYPSLMEQKLIPPERSGLSPPELRHLCRCTIRERLFQNWALPHGIKTLQIPLLLRNYLDILCD; encoded by the exons ATGCTAACGAGGAAGACGAAGAAAAGGGGCGAGCGAGAGGGCACGTTGAATCATGGTGTGG CGGAGAACCTGGACAAGCAAGACGTCTGCGAGCGGATAGTGCTGTCGGCGCTGCGCTACCACAACATCGCCATGATGGAGAACGGCTACGTGTGCATGCTGGGAAAGTTCCACAACGTGCTGTACGTCGCGGCGAAGTTGTGCTACGACTGGAACCTGGAGAACAACGAGGTGGTCGCCCGTCTTCTGAACGACATATTCTACTGCGAGAAGACGTTCGAGCGGATTATGGTCGGCGCGATATTCGGCACAAGAGTGACACACTTCCTATCAGGTTGGAAGAGCGACTTCGAGGACCGGGAGGAGAACATACGTGCTTTGATGTACTTCCTGCATCATGCCACCGTCGGTCGCCTCGAGTATCGTTGCGAATCATCGTCCTTCAAGCGGCGGTTGATCGACGTCCCCATGGAATCTTATGGGCAAGCGTGGCCCTTGAGGGTAGCCATTCAACACGGCTCGCCGGATATCCTTTTGGTGATGCTACGTTATGGTGCCACCGTTGAGTCTGATAAAATAGCGCCGTCCCCGTTGGAAATGCTCCTGACCAGGCTGAGCGAGTACGACGCTCAACCCGGCCAAGATAAGGTCGTCTATCCGGAACATCTGATCGTTTGTCTGCGATTGGTGCTCAGGACCATCACCACCGCTTTTGTTAAGACGCCCAGTCACATCGCAGAGCAGAGTGGAGTCCTCAGCATTTCCTTGTACGAGCAGTATCCGTCACTGATGGAACAGAAGCTGATCCCACCCGAAAGGAGTGGCCTCAGCCCCCCGGAATTGAGACACCTCTGTCGGTGCACCATCAGAGAAAGGCTCTTCCAGAACTGGGCCCTGCCTCACGGTATCAAGACCTTGCAGATCCCACTGTTGCTCAGGAACTACTTGGACATCCTCTGTGACTGA